One window of the Amycolatopsis mediterranei genome contains the following:
- a CDS encoding TetR/AcrR family transcriptional regulator, giving the protein MTSFTERTKASLRETLLDAAADLLPDRGHAGLRMADVAAKAGVSRQTVYNEFGNKAALTQAVALRTASEFLDGIRQRFETADGLLAGIHHAVVYTIEHARENRLVAAALGTEAGEDLLPLLTSRGEPILSAAAALAAEQYREFEPGLSPEAAALLAETVVRLSLSHLVLSTHSAAEAADAVTAVLEPAIRQFVH; this is encoded by the coding sequence GTGACCAGCTTCACCGAACGGACGAAGGCGTCCCTGCGCGAAACGCTGCTCGACGCCGCCGCCGACCTGCTGCCGGACCGCGGCCACGCGGGCCTGCGGATGGCCGACGTCGCCGCGAAGGCCGGGGTGAGCAGGCAGACGGTCTACAACGAGTTCGGGAACAAGGCGGCGCTGACCCAGGCGGTGGCGCTGCGCACCGCGTCGGAGTTCCTCGACGGGATCCGGCAGCGGTTCGAAACGGCGGACGGGCTCCTGGCGGGCATCCACCACGCCGTCGTCTACACGATCGAGCACGCCCGGGAGAACCGCCTGGTCGCGGCGGCGCTCGGCACCGAAGCCGGTGAGGACCTGCTGCCCCTGCTGACGAGCCGGGGCGAGCCGATCCTCAGCGCGGCCGCGGCCCTCGCCGCCGAGCAGTACCGCGAGTTCGAACCCGGCCTGTCGCCCGAAGCCGCGGCCCTGCTCGCGGAGACCGTCGTGCGCCTTTCCCTGTCGCACCTGGTGCTCTCCACGCACTCGGCGGCCGAAGCGGCCGACGCCGTCACCGCGGTACTGGAACCCGCCATCCGCCAATTCGTCCACTGA
- a CDS encoding AMP-binding protein — MPDAPALPSYASGTSEVPLLGDTIGDNFDRTVAAFGDRDALVDRTAGRRWTYRELAAEVTALALGLVAQGIGKGDRVGIWSPNRAEWTFLQYATAKIGAILVNINPAYRAHELEYVLNQAGIRLLVASDKFKTSDYPAMADEVREKCAALEQVVILGGEGWQALLAAGRGGDPAQLAHLQAGLSADDPINIQYTSGTTGFPKGATLSHHNILNNGFFVGELCNYTEHDKVCIPVPFYHCFGMVMGNLACTSHGACMVIPAPAFDPRATLEAVAAERCTSLYGVPTMFIAELNHPDFGEFDLTSLRTGIMAGSPCPVEVMKQVIDRMGMAEVSICYGMTETSPVSTQTRSDDSIERRVSTVGRVGPHLEVKVVDPETGLTVPRGEPGELCTRGYSVMLGYWEQPDKTAEAIDAARWMHTGDLAVMDGDGYVNITGRIKDMVIRGGENLYPREIEEFLYTHPDILDAQVIGVPDEKYGEELMAWVRMRQGASPLTAEKVREFCSGKLAHYKIPRYVHVVDEFPMTVTGKVRKVEMREKSISLLGLEQAAATKHA, encoded by the coding sequence ATGCCTGACGCGCCCGCCCTGCCGAGCTACGCCTCGGGGACGTCGGAGGTCCCCCTGCTCGGGGACACCATCGGCGACAACTTCGACCGGACGGTGGCCGCGTTCGGGGACCGGGACGCGCTGGTGGACCGCACCGCCGGCCGGCGGTGGACCTACCGGGAGCTGGCCGCCGAGGTGACCGCGCTGGCACTGGGACTGGTCGCGCAGGGCATCGGCAAGGGCGATCGGGTCGGCATCTGGTCGCCGAACCGGGCGGAGTGGACGTTCCTCCAGTACGCGACGGCGAAGATCGGCGCGATCCTGGTCAACATCAACCCGGCCTACCGCGCGCACGAGCTGGAGTACGTGCTGAACCAGGCCGGGATCCGGCTGCTGGTGGCGTCGGACAAGTTCAAGACGTCCGACTACCCCGCGATGGCGGATGAGGTGCGCGAGAAGTGCGCGGCGCTCGAGCAGGTCGTGATCCTGGGCGGCGAGGGCTGGCAGGCGCTGCTGGCGGCCGGCCGCGGGGGTGACCCGGCGCAGCTGGCGCACCTGCAGGCCGGGCTGTCGGCCGACGACCCGATCAACATCCAGTACACGTCCGGGACCACGGGCTTCCCCAAGGGCGCCACGCTGTCCCACCACAACATCCTCAACAACGGCTTCTTCGTCGGCGAGCTCTGCAACTACACCGAGCACGACAAGGTGTGCATCCCGGTGCCCTTCTACCACTGCTTCGGCATGGTGATGGGCAACCTGGCCTGCACCAGCCACGGCGCCTGCATGGTCATCCCGGCCCCGGCGTTCGACCCGCGCGCCACCCTCGAAGCGGTCGCGGCCGAGCGGTGCACGTCGCTCTACGGCGTGCCGACGATGTTCATCGCCGAGCTCAACCACCCGGACTTCGGCGAGTTCGACCTGACGTCGCTGCGCACCGGGATCATGGCCGGGTCGCCGTGCCCGGTCGAGGTGATGAAGCAGGTCATCGACCGGATGGGGATGGCGGAGGTGTCCATCTGCTACGGCATGACCGAGACGTCCCCGGTGTCGACGCAGACCCGGTCCGACGACTCGATCGAGCGCCGCGTGTCGACGGTCGGGCGCGTCGGGCCGCACCTGGAAGTCAAGGTGGTCGACCCCGAAACCGGCCTGACGGTCCCGCGCGGCGAGCCGGGCGAGCTGTGCACGCGCGGGTATTCGGTGATGCTCGGGTACTGGGAACAGCCCGACAAGACGGCCGAGGCGATCGACGCGGCCCGTTGGATGCACACCGGCGACCTGGCGGTGATGGACGGCGACGGCTACGTCAACATCACCGGCCGCATCAAGGACATGGTCATCCGCGGCGGCGAAAACCTGTACCCGCGGGAGATCGAGGAGTTCCTGTACACGCACCCGGACATCCTCGACGCGCAGGTGATCGGCGTCCCCGACGAGAAGTACGGCGAAGAGCTGATGGCCTGGGTCCGGATGCGGCAGGGCGCTTCGCCGTTGACCGCGGAGAAGGTCCGCGAGTTCTGCAGCGGCAAGCTGGCGCACTACAAGATCCCGCGGTACGTCCACGTCGTCGACGAGTTCCCGATGACGGTGACCGGGAAGGTCCGCAAGGTCGAGATGCGCGAGAAGTCGATCAGCCTGCTGGGCCTGGAGCAGGCAGCGGCGACGAAGCACGCCTGA
- a CDS encoding HAD family hydrolase encodes MGITVGFDLDMTLIDARPGMAAAMNALGVESGLPLDGDAFAANLGPPLDDILRGFEAPEERIPGLVDRFRAMYPEVVVPSTVALPGAVESLRAVRKAGGRTLVVTGKYGPNAQLHVDALGLDVDEVVGELWSTQKAEALLAHDARVYVGDHAGDIRGALAANAIAVGVTTGPCDRTLLLSEGAEVVFDSLTEFPEWFERTFATVP; translated from the coding sequence GTGGGCATCACCGTGGGGTTCGACCTCGACATGACACTGATCGACGCGCGGCCGGGCATGGCCGCGGCGATGAACGCGCTCGGCGTCGAATCCGGCTTGCCGCTGGACGGCGACGCGTTCGCGGCCAACCTCGGGCCGCCGCTCGACGACATCCTGCGCGGCTTCGAAGCGCCCGAGGAACGCATCCCCGGGCTCGTCGACCGGTTCCGCGCGATGTACCCCGAGGTGGTCGTGCCGAGCACGGTTGCGCTGCCGGGCGCGGTCGAGTCGCTCCGGGCGGTCCGCAAGGCCGGCGGCCGCACGCTGGTCGTCACCGGGAAGTACGGGCCCAACGCCCAGCTGCACGTGGACGCGCTCGGGCTCGACGTCGACGAAGTCGTCGGCGAGCTGTGGTCGACGCAGAAGGCCGAGGCGCTGCTGGCGCACGACGCCCGCGTGTATGTCGGAGATCACGCCGGTGACATCCGGGGTGCGCTGGCGGCGAACGCGATCGCGGTCGGCGTCACCACCGGGCCGTGCGACCGCACGCTCCTGCTGAGCGAAGGCGCCGAGGTCGTCTTCGACTCGCTGACGGAGTTCCCGGAGTGGTTCGAGCGGACGTTCGCGACCGTGCCTTAG
- a CDS encoding R2-like ligand-binding oxidase, with protein sequence MTDTLPELRTGFSSLRKGGLNWDSFPLRLFVKGNKKFWNPADIDFSREREGWDTLNPEQQRSTTYLVAQFIAGEEAVTEDIQPFMRAMSATGRFGDEMYLTQFCFEEAKHTEVFRRWMDAVGLTEDLHPFVAENPHYRKLFYEELPQSLRALEDDPSPLNQIRASVTYNHVIEGSLALTGYYSWQLICTQHDILPGMQELVRRIGDDERRHMAWGTFTCRRHVAADDSLWDAVLQRMGELLPHALNMIQWVQDQFEELPFDNDPQEIVQYAADRAQRRLGAIESARGMPVEQIDVDYSPEQLEETFGEEDAKAIAEAAAAVS encoded by the coding sequence ATGACCGACACGCTCCCGGAACTCCGCACCGGCTTTTCCTCCCTGCGCAAGGGCGGGCTGAACTGGGATTCCTTCCCGCTGCGGCTGTTCGTCAAGGGCAACAAGAAGTTCTGGAACCCGGCGGACATCGACTTCAGCCGCGAACGCGAAGGCTGGGACACGCTCAACCCGGAACAGCAGCGCAGCACGACCTACCTCGTCGCGCAGTTCATCGCCGGCGAAGAAGCCGTCACCGAGGACATCCAGCCGTTCATGCGGGCGATGTCGGCGACCGGCCGGTTCGGCGACGAGATGTACCTGACGCAGTTCTGCTTCGAGGAAGCCAAGCACACCGAGGTGTTCCGGCGCTGGATGGACGCCGTCGGGCTGACCGAAGACCTGCACCCGTTCGTCGCCGAAAACCCGCACTACCGCAAGCTGTTCTACGAAGAGCTGCCGCAGTCGCTGCGGGCGCTGGAGGACGATCCCAGCCCGCTCAACCAGATCCGCGCGAGCGTGACGTACAACCACGTCATCGAAGGCAGCCTCGCGCTCACCGGGTACTACTCGTGGCAGCTGATCTGCACCCAGCACGACATCCTGCCGGGCATGCAGGAACTGGTCCGCCGCATCGGCGACGACGAGCGCCGCCACATGGCCTGGGGCACGTTCACCTGCCGCCGGCACGTCGCCGCGGACGACTCGCTGTGGGACGCGGTGCTGCAGCGGATGGGCGAGCTGCTGCCGCACGCGCTCAACATGATCCAGTGGGTGCAGGACCAGTTCGAGGAACTGCCGTTCGACAACGACCCGCAGGAGATCGTCCAGTACGCGGCCGACCGGGCGCAGCGGCGGCTGGGCGCGATCGAGTCGGCGCGCGGGATGCCGGTGGAGCAGATCGACGTCGACTACTCGCCGGAGCAGCTGGAGGAAACCTTCGGCGAAGAAGACGCGAAGGCGATCGCGGAGGCCGCTGCCGCGGTGTCCTGA
- a CDS encoding cold-shock protein, producing MPTGKVKWYDAEKGFGFVTQDGGADVYIRKAALPQGVEGLKAGQRLEFGVADGRRGPQALSVRLLDPPPSVAEARRRPAEELHGLIEDMIKLLELKVQPDLRRNRYPDRKHTKQIAEIMRAVARDIDP from the coding sequence GTGCCGACCGGCAAGGTCAAGTGGTACGACGCGGAGAAGGGGTTCGGGTTCGTCACGCAGGACGGTGGCGCCGACGTCTACATTCGCAAGGCCGCGCTGCCGCAGGGCGTCGAGGGGCTGAAGGCCGGACAGCGGCTGGAGTTCGGCGTCGCCGACGGCCGTCGCGGTCCGCAAGCGCTCTCCGTCCGGCTGCTCGACCCGCCGCCGTCGGTCGCCGAGGCGCGCCGCCGCCCGGCCGAGGAACTGCACGGCCTGATCGAGGACATGATCAAGCTGCTCGAGCTGAAGGTGCAGCCGGACCTGCGGCGCAACCGCTACCCGGACCGCAAGCACACCAAGCAGATCGCCGAGATCATGCGCGCGGTCGCCCGCGACATCGATCCCTAA